Below is a window of Quercus robur chromosome 6, dhQueRobu3.1, whole genome shotgun sequence DNA.
CCTGACCCTTCAAGATCTCAACAAAAGACCGAGAGGGATGAAGCCCCAACATTCTCCTCTATGGCAGGGACACAAATTTGGCCTGGCCTGAACCACCTCAAACATATTGGTCAAGCCCAAAGACCTTCCAACCATTTTGTGCTTTGCCTCCAGGAATTATGACAGATCTTCTACGCCTGCCAACTTTGAGTTCAAACACTAAAAGGAACTGACcaaaggaatttgatcatcGCTATAAAGTGTACGCAATGTCTACTTTCCTAAGTGTAAAAAACTGTTTGGGATTGATTCTGACCACCGTGTGTTCTATATTCTTCATCAACCATAATGCTACATTCTTGCCCATGAATACTAACTTCATGAAGTGTTTGCCCTGTTCAAAAATACGTAAGGAGAAAAATTTTCCACCTTCCTCAACCACCAATTGAAAAGGcttaaattcaatgaaaaaactACGAATTCCACCCATACTTAAACCCCTAACCCTTCTTAAACCTTATGTTGAAATTAGACAAAGTGCATTCCTTGAAGAAGTGAATGTCAACCACAATTTGAAAGAAACAGGAATTCTAGTGTTCCACCGGAAAACCAACTTTGCAGGAACTTTGAATGGAACACCATGGAAAAATCAACccatttgtcaatttttttttgtattttctacaGGTGAAGTATCGTTTGAATTAGAGCTTATTAGCAAAATACATTTGTTTGAAATGACTATTCGTCTTTTGGACCAAGGTTTCTCAAATACTGGGGGAAAAAAGATACAACAAATTAAACATCCATTCACAACCACATGACATTGCCAAGCTTAAAATTGTTAAGATAGAGTAATCTAAGTCTACACAAGAAACCTGCGAAAAGACAAGTACAGAACTCTAATAGCCTAGCAACCAACAATCCAGAAATTGATTACAAAACAGTTGTGAGAGAGCCGAATTGATGTAAATGACAGGAACTTCACAGCCACAAGCCTTTTGTATCAGGATCTGTCACAATACCAGAAAAGGGTGTTATTAACTACATAATCtcaccaagagccttgtagctcaactagttACGCACCTTCTAGTGTTTTTAACAGAGACATTCAAGATTCAAATCACCCCTCACccgttgtaactatcaaattatcaccAAAAACAATACACAATCTCATGCAAAATGCTTTCCAAGATACATGGACTGTACAATAAGTCAATAACCCAATTTCCttgccccccaaaaaaaaaaagatttggtgCATATTTAAATGAATCAAAGTGTAACCAAGAAACCAGATACCTACCCGTCAAGAACAAATTTCAAGTGATGtgacaaataaaaaagtgaggAAGTCCTCAATCAAACAACCGTTGTAGCTTTCTCTACAATCTCTGGTAGCTTTTGAGGGGAGCCATTTATCAGATTGGCGTCCTTGGCATCCACTTCTTCCTCATATGCAGCTGCATGAACACCAAGGGCAGCACGACCAGACGGGTCAGGATTTTTTGACCACGCAGCGTCCCATTCCACAGCTTTTGCTGTACTGCATGCTACACTAGGACCTCCAGGAACTGTTGACCTTGCAGCATTCTGTTCAGAAACGGCAAATTGAAAATAagtatttgtaataaaattttaaagataatgTATACAATAGTCAGCACTCAGCAGGCACAGCAGGCAACACTCCAGTAGATATTGATCTTCCATTTAATTGAAAATAAGGtgtgggaaaagaaaaggagaaaatttagaaatttagaaCTGTGACTTCAACATTGCACCTTCAAGATGAGAATGGAAGAAAATCTAACACCACAGATGGTAGATTAAAGATAATGataaacaaaaacaagcaaATATACACCACTCTAACTCTCATTGGAAACATGCAAAGACCAACCTTAGGATAGAACTTCTCAAATATAGACCTATAGTAGTATGCTTCCTTTGTGGCAGGAGTATTTTCAGGGTAAATAAAGCTTGCGTTCGTCAACATTGCATCTGTTACCTGGCCAGTAATGAAcagaaaaatgagaaataatcATATGCAGCCAAGGAAGAAGTATCACTTATATTTCATGATCTGGAAAGTCAAAAAAAGTTAACTACAGCTCTGGTTCCAAATGGTATATGGCAACACAACTGATTAAGCAATATAACTCATATCACCAATCCCACAAATTCAAACTATGCATACTTGTTTGTTTGCATGATCCTTCAAGCCGTCAATCCAACTGTACCCAACACCATCACTAAACTGTTCCTTCTGCCTGTATAATATGTGCTataaccaaaaaacaaagaattccAACAATTATTGCACAAATATTACATATTCAAGTCAAATATAAGAAGATgtagggaaaaaataaaaaaacaaaacatgtaagAAGTTTGGGCGGAATGATGGATGGGAATGTAGCAAAAGTGCAATAACCCCAACCTTTGGCAAATATGGATTATGTTCATCATCGAATGCATTGCGTAGGATCCACTTTTCAATTCTTCCAAGATCAGGCCTGATCTGTCATTGCAAATACATGGAAGTAACTAATAGGtacattcaaaacaaaagaggggggggggggggtgtttacATATACAGATTTCAGAGCAATTGCCATCATAAATGGACAATTAGTTTCAGAATGGTGTTTCATTTGACATCATAATCTTTAAAtggatataaaaataatttagagaTTTCTTAACGATCTCCCCTACCCTATTTCAATTCTTGAGGCGCCTATACTGAAATAAGCACCATATACTAGGATACTTCCTACCCCTAAGAGTAAAGAAAATCCAGAATAGTAAGAAATGGAACTCGAGATGCATATTCAATCATCATGGGCCGTAAGAATTAGAAACAGAAGCACAGAAAGCAaccaagaaaaatcaaaattttaatatgtgttgatatgcactaaggtgtgtAGATATAAATGCCAATGGCAAACACCAGCTAATAGatagttttctaaaaataaCAACCATAaattccttaaatttttttataggtagGTAGCCACTAACGGTTATTGCATTCTGATCACATATTATATCTGAACTGCTCTGCAGGTTAAAACTGTGAAAACAAAATGTACAACCAGAGTCAACATGTGTGATACCAATTTCCACTCAGGATCAATGCTCATAGCAACGTTGATGAATTCTTTATCTAAAAAGGGTACACGAGCTTCAAGACCCCAAGCTGAAGTTGATTTATTGGCCCTCAGGCAGTCATACAGATGAAGAGATTTAATCTGTTGCAGTATCAcaaaatgtcaaataataaCACGGTAGTATAACGGAATCCAGCAATTTTACATGCACACAATGATCTACcacaaaaaactgaaaaaggcaCTGTGTGGATACCTTTTGACATGTTTCTTGGTGAAACTCCTCCTTGTTAGGCGCCTTGTGGAAGTACAAGTAACCCCCAAAGATTTCGTCTGAACCTTCCCCAGAAAGAACCATTTTCACTCCCAAAGATTTAATTTTTCGAGACATGAGAAACATTGGTGTGCTAGCTCTGATAGTTGTAACATCATATGTTTCAATATGGTAAATGACTTCCTCAAGTGCATCAATGCCTTCCTGAAATGCCAAAGAGAAGAAACATTTCTCATATACTTGAACTAAACAAATCTGAGCCTTTTGCCCCCCttgtggggaaaaaaaggaGGGAAACCATAAGTAATTACCTGAACAGTGAAGTGAAACTCATGATGGCGAGTTCCAAGATAATCTGCTACCTCTCTGGCAGCTTTCAGATCAGGAGAACCCTGAATATTAGAAAATGGAAAAGGAGcacataaacatataaaaggataaTCCATAACcataaatctaataaaaaattaatttcaggTTAACAATCAAGAGACACATAAACTAGCAAATTCTTGTCTCAGTAACACCAAATTTTGCACATGTAAGATAAACAATTAAGACGTCAATAACCAGGTCAATTTCACACTATTCTGCATCAACTTTTTAACACCCTTTACAGAGGTCACACAGCAGATCAAAGTCAGTGACTATAATAATCTATAGATACCACTAGAAGCACTCAGACAGCTGTTTTAATAGCCATTGGACATAAGCCAGCCAATATCCAAGCATGGGATAAAGATAGTAACCCAGAAATCACCACATGAGCTTGCTTGGAATCATCACCAAACATTGGAGAAAACTTTCAAACCAAATTTCATTCATCCATGATCAACTATTTAAAATAGTGAGTCCAGGGCCTTTTGGGCTTTTAATTGGCTTTCCAAATTACATCCAACATGAAAACAAACTAACTCATAATTAGATTACATAAGATTTGGAATTAATCAACCAGGTCCAACAAAATCAATCAGCATTAATAGGTCCAAACTGTTGGTTTCACCTGTAGGCATTTGCCTAGAAGGTGATTGTAGTGATTACATTTTATCATATCAACACATTGTGCAATCAAAATCTGCATGCActaataaaagttttaaaataaataaaaattttataacaatagGTAACAAAACAACAtgcaaaatcaattataaaattttttttaaaaaacaacata
It encodes the following:
- the LOC126732360 gene encoding asparagine synthetase [glutamine-hydrolyzing] 3, with amino-acid sequence MCGILAVFGCIDNSQAKRSRIIELSRRLRHRGPDWSGLHCHGNCYLAHQRLAIVDPTSGDQPLYNEDKTVVVTVNGEIYNHKQLREKLKSHQFRTGSDCEVIAHLYEEYGEDFVDMLDGMFSFVLLDTRDNSFIAARDAIGITPLYIGWGLDGSVWFASEMKALSDDCERFMSFLPGHLYSSKQGALRRWYNPPWFSEQIPSTPYDPILLRETFKKAVVKRLMTDVPFGVLLSGGLDSSLVAAVASRHMVELEAACQWGSQLHTFCVGLKGSPDLKAAREVADYLGTRHHEFHFTVQEGIDALEEVIYHIETYDVTTIRASTPMFLMSRKIKSLGVKMVLSGEGSDEIFGGYLYFHKAPNKEEFHQETCQKIKSLHLYDCLRANKSTSAWGLEARVPFLDKEFINVAMSIDPEWKLIRPDLGRIEKWILRNAFDDEHNPYLPKHILYRQKEQFSDGVGYSWIDGLKDHANKQVTDAMLTNASFIYPENTPATKEAYYYRSIFEKFYPKNAARSTVPGGPSVACSTAKAVEWDAAWSKNPDPSGRAALGVHAAAYEEEVDAKDANLINGSPQKLPEIVEKATTVV